In Gopherus flavomarginatus isolate rGopFla2 chromosome 1, rGopFla2.mat.asm, whole genome shotgun sequence, a single genomic region encodes these proteins:
- the LOC127055955 gene encoding olfactory receptor 52D1-like has protein sequence MAAFNLTPSYPSTFILMGIPGLEAAHIWISIPFAMFYIIGLLGNFTVLFLVGKEQTLHKPMYLLLCMLALTDIAIPTSVVPKALCILWFNLKGITMGGCLTQMFFLHTVAVMHSTILVTMAFDRYIAICNPLRYATILTNARIAKLGILGLIKAVLFILPIPLVLNTLPFCSNRVILHTHCEPIAVAKLSCGDITVNRMYGLVIAFVIVGLDLMFIALSYGLIIRALLRISSKKAHQKALNTCTAHICVMIMYYTSGFFSTLIHRFGQGIAPHVHILLADLYFLIPPMLNPIIYGVKTKELRDKAGKYICRM, from the coding sequence ATGGCAGCTTTCAACCTCACCCCCTCTTACCCTtcaacattcatcttaatgggcatccctggcctggaagctgcccacatctggatttccatccctttcGCTATGTTCTACATTATCGGCCTGTTGGGAAATTTCACAGTTCTGTTTCTTGTAGGCAAAGAGCAGACCCTGCACAAGCCAATGTACCTGTTGCTCTGCATGCTGGCACTCACAGATATCGCCATACCTACTTCTGTCGTGCCAAAGGCACTGTGTATACTTTGGTTCAATTTGAAAGGCATTACTATGGGGGGCTGCCTTACCCAGATGTTCTTTCTTCACACAGTTGCTGTTATGCACTCAACCATCCTCGTGACAATGGCCTTTGATCGCTACATTGCCATATGTAACCCTCTGAGATATGCCACCATCCTCACCAATGCACGAATAGCTAAGCTAGGGATTCTAGGTTTGATCAaagctgttctcttcattctgccTATACCCCTTGTCCTGAACACATTGCCATTCTGTTCCAACCGCGTTATCCTCCACACGCACTGTGAACCTATAGCTGTGGCGAAGTTATCATGTGGAGATATTACAGTCAACAGGATGTATGGCTTAGTGATAGCGTTTGTAATTGTTGGGTTAGACCTGATGTTCATTGCCCTGTCCTATGGTCTAATCATCAGGGCCCTCCTCAGAATATCCTCCAAGAAAGCCCACCAGAAAGCCCTCAATACCTGCACAGCCCACATCTGTGTGATGATTATGTATTATACTTCTGGTTTCTTCTCCACTCTCATACATCGGTTCGGTCAGGGCATTGCTCCCCATGTTCACATCCTCTTGGCTGACCTCTATTTCCTCATCCCCCCCATGCTCAACCCTATTATTTATGGGGTCAAAACCAAAGAGCTTCGTGACAAAGCGGGAAAATACATCTGCAGAATGTGA
- the LOC127044315 gene encoding olfactory receptor 52N2-like, translating to MVAFNLTLSDPSSFILMGIPGLEAAHVWISIPFAMFYIIGLLENLMLLFVVNKEQTLHKPMYLLLCMLALTEITSSTSVVPKALCIFWFNLKTITVHGCLTQSFFLPVFTVMHSTILMTMAFDRYVAICNPLRYATILTNARIVKLGLLGLIKSILFVLPLPLLLTRLPFCANRIIPHTHCDPITVAKISCGDITVNSIYGLVILFLVTGLDLMFIALSYGLIIKAILRMSSNEAHHKALNTCTAHICVMLTYYTPSLFYCLTQRFVQDIALHGHVIFADLHLLMPPMLNPIIYGVKTKELREKLCKYTCRW from the coding sequence ATGGTAGCTTTCAACCTCACCCTATCTGACCCTTCATCATTCATCTTAATGGGCATCCCTGGTCTGGAAGCTGCTCATGtctggatttccatccctttcGCAATGTTCTACATTATCGGCCTGTTGGAAAATTTAATGCTTCTGTTTGTTGTAAACAAAGAGCAGACCCTGCACAAGCCAAtgtacctgctgctctgcatgctggcccTCACAGAGATCACCAGCTCTACTTCCGTTGTGCCAAAAGCACTGTGcatattttggttcaatttgaaaACCATTACTGTGCATGGCTGCCTCACCCAGTCATTTTTCCTTCCCGTGTTTACTGTTATGCACTCAACCATCCTCATGACAATGGCCTTCGATCGCTACGTTGCCATATGTAACCCTCTGAGATATGCCACCATCCTCACCAATGCACGAATAGTTAAGCTAGGGCTTTTAGGTTTGATCAAATCCATTCTCTTCGTTCTGCCTCTGCCCTTGCTCCTAACCAGGCTGCCGTTCTGTGCGAACCGCAtcatcccacacacacattgcGACCCTATAACTGTGGCAAAGATCTCATGTGGGGACATCACAGTGAACAGCATATATGGCTTGGTGATACTGTTTCTAGTCACTGGTTTAGACCTGATGTTCATTGCCTTGTCTTATGGTCTGATCATCAAGGCCATCCTCAGAATGTCCTCCAATGAAGCCCACCATAAAGCCCTCAACACCTGCACAGCCCACATCTGTGTGATGCTGACGTATTATACTCCCAGCCTCTTCTACTGCCTAACACAGCGTTTTGTTCAGGACATTGCTCTGCATGGCCACGTCATCTTTGCTGACCTCCATCTCCTCATGCCCCCCATGCTCAACCCTATCATTTATGGAGTCAAAACCAAAGAGCTTCGGGAGAAATTGTGCAAATACACCTGCAGATGGTGA